In Streptomyces sp. NBC_00704, a genomic segment contains:
- a CDS encoding DUF3618 domain-containing protein, with product MTDKAAADLRRQIEQTRHQLGETVEELAAKADVRGRARARAADLRDRAGAMSVQLRSSAAEAGRHMHDRANRAGHAVQERAGRAGHATQERAGRAGHAVQETAARAGHSVQERAVRTRHDLHDKGSGAARTGDGSAPGVLRAPVDFVRRHPWPTAIAGAAVVAAVLAATQGTGKAPGGSRARRRGC from the coding sequence ATGACGGACAAGGCGGCGGCGGACCTGCGTCGGCAGATCGAGCAGACCAGGCACCAACTGGGAGAGACGGTGGAGGAGCTGGCGGCCAAGGCCGATGTGCGCGGACGCGCCCGCGCCCGTGCCGCCGACCTCAGGGACCGTGCGGGCGCGATGAGCGTGCAGTTGCGCAGTTCGGCCGCCGAGGCGGGGCGGCACATGCACGACCGGGCGAACCGCGCCGGTCACGCTGTCCAGGAGCGGGCCGGCCGGGCGGGGCACGCCACACAGGAGCGGGCGGGCCGGGCGGGGCACGCCGTCCAGGAGACGGCGGCTCGGGCCGGGCACTCGGTCCAGGAGCGGGCGGTGCGGACCCGTCACGACCTGCACGACAAGGGGTCCGGGGCCGCGCGCACCGGCGACGGCTCCGCCCCCGGCGTGCTGCGCGCGCCCGTGGACTTCGTGCGGCGTCATCCGTGGCCGACGGCGATCGCCGGGGCCGCGGTGGTGGCCGCCGTGCTGGCCGCGACGCAGGGCACGGGCAAGGCGCCGGGCGGAAGCCGGGCGCGGCGCCGCGGGTGCTGA
- a CDS encoding phage holin family protein → MTGTTDFRPVQDGHRTVGELVGQATEQLSLLVRQELTLAKTELAEKGRRAGRGGGLLGAAGAFGYAGLLALAGTAVAALSLVLPVWAAALVVTAVLFVIAAVLGLAGRAQLRRATPPTPEEALGSVKADVEEIKERAHR, encoded by the coding sequence GTGACCGGCACCACGGACTTCCGGCCCGTCCAGGACGGGCATCGCACGGTCGGCGAACTCGTCGGCCAGGCCACCGAACAGCTTTCCCTGCTCGTACGGCAGGAACTCACCCTGGCCAAGACGGAGTTGGCCGAGAAGGGGCGGCGCGCCGGTCGCGGCGGCGGGCTGCTCGGCGCCGCGGGCGCGTTCGGCTATGCCGGCCTGCTCGCCCTCGCCGGCACGGCCGTGGCCGCGCTCTCGCTGGTGCTGCCCGTCTGGGCGGCGGCGCTCGTGGTGACGGCGGTGCTGTTCGTGATCGCCGCCGTACTGGGCCTGGCAGGCCGTGCCCAGTTGCGCCGGGCGACGCCGCCGACGCCCGAGGAGGCCCTCGGCAGCGTGAAGGCCGACGTCGAGGAGATCAAGGAAAGGGCCCATCGATGA
- the dapA gene encoding 4-hydroxy-tetrahydrodipicolinate synthase: MTTASAAAPTLSPTPVPTPAPARTGPFGRTLCAMVTPFTPSGALDREGAQRLADRLVSAGCDGLVLSGTTGESPTTSDAEKAELVAAVREAVGDRASIVTGAGTSDTRHTVGLARAAERAGADGVLVVTPYYSRPPQTAVEAHFRAVADASALPVMLYDIPARTGTRIEPDTLLRLAEHPRIVAVKDCSYDFLGTQKVLARTDLAYYAGCDEHNLALYAVGAAGYVSTVANVVPDRMRAVLDAFDAGDTAAAARRQRDLTELVAAMMASDLPGAVTAKALLTDLGLPSGPLRAPLLPASRETVGELRAAYERLAA; the protein is encoded by the coding sequence ATGACGACAGCCTCCGCCGCCGCCCCGACGCTCTCCCCGACGCCCGTCCCGACGCCCGCCCCGGCCCGCACCGGGCCCTTCGGCCGGACCCTGTGCGCGATGGTCACGCCCTTCACCCCCTCCGGCGCGCTCGACCGCGAGGGCGCTCAGCGACTGGCCGACCGGCTGGTGTCCGCGGGCTGCGACGGTCTGGTGCTCTCGGGCACCACCGGCGAGTCGCCGACCACGTCGGACGCGGAGAAGGCGGAGCTGGTGGCGGCGGTGCGGGAGGCGGTCGGCGACCGGGCGTCGATCGTGACGGGGGCCGGCACCTCCGACACCCGCCACACCGTCGGCCTCGCGCGGGCCGCCGAGAGGGCGGGGGCCGACGGCGTGCTCGTGGTCACCCCGTACTACAGCAGGCCCCCGCAGACGGCCGTCGAAGCCCACTTCCGTGCGGTCGCGGACGCGTCCGCCCTGCCGGTGATGCTGTACGACATCCCCGCCCGCACCGGCACCCGGATCGAACCGGACACCCTGCTCAGGCTCGCCGAGCACCCCCGGATCGTCGCGGTGAAGGACTGCTCCTACGACTTCCTCGGCACGCAGAAGGTGCTCGCGCGCACCGATCTGGCGTACTACGCGGGCTGCGACGAACACAACCTCGCCCTGTACGCGGTCGGCGCGGCCGGATACGTCAGCACGGTGGCCAACGTGGTCCCGGACCGGATGCGGGCCGTCCTGGACGCCTTCGACGCCGGGGACACCGCCGCGGCCGCCCGGCGGCAACGGGACCTCACCGAGCTGGTGGCGGCGATGATGGCGTCGGACCTGCCCGGCGCGGTCACCGCCAAGGCCCTCCTGACCGACCTCGGCCTCCCCTCCGGCCCGCTCCGCGCACCGCTGCTCCCCGCCTCCCGCGAAACGGTCGGCGAGCTGCGCGCGGCCTACGAACGCCTGGCCGCCTGA
- the helR gene encoding RNA polymerase recycling motor ATPase HelR yields the protein MTPLTTGAFDLPERLAHKADPKLIAGDERHFAALAECLEQSIAEVSERLDAERRAPGGLGRGAMDRDTEIHRLTARLRALRRFGLDLCLGHMVGADDGEPVYVGRLGLTDSTGRRLLLDWRSPAAEPFFGATHANPMGLASRRRYRWTRGRISDYWDEVFAAEGFAGHAAALDDQSAFIASLGGNRSARMRDVLGTIQADQDAVIRAGSRGALVVDGGPGTGKTVVALHRSAYLLYSDPRLGHRRGGVLFVGPHRPYLAYVADVLPSLGEEGVQTCTLRDLVAEGAQARPEADPEAARLKSSAELVRAIEKAVAFYEEPPATGMTVTTHWSDIALTADDWAVAFDAADPGTPHNEAREHVWEELLTILADKHDGDAPPALLRKSLLQNRELAAAFNRAWPLLEAADVVGDLWTVPAYLRMCAPWLKPDEVKLLQRAQALAHAWTVSDLPILDAARHRVGDPEAALRARRHKAVLAAQRERMDLVVDNLIRAVADSGADGDDGEGLVTMLSGEDAKVSLVDDAELPVADPDLLAGPFAHIVVDEAQELTDAEWQMLLLRCPSRSFTIVGDRAQARHGFTESWQERLARIGFDRISLASLSINYRTPQEIMAEAEPVIRAVLPDANVPSSIRSGGTPVVHGSVTELRSVLDAWLAEHADGIACVIGDPTFRATPRVRSLTPELSKGLEFDLVVLVDPQKFGEGVQGAVDHYVAMTRATQQLVVLTTP from the coding sequence GTGACCCCCCTGACCACCGGGGCCTTCGACCTTCCCGAGCGGCTGGCCCACAAGGCCGATCCGAAGCTGATCGCCGGCGACGAGCGGCACTTCGCGGCGCTCGCGGAGTGTCTCGAACAGTCGATCGCCGAGGTGTCCGAGCGTCTCGACGCCGAGCGCCGGGCGCCCGGCGGACTGGGCCGCGGGGCGATGGACCGCGACACCGAGATCCACCGGCTCACCGCCCGGCTGCGCGCACTGCGCCGCTTCGGGCTCGACCTGTGCCTCGGGCACATGGTCGGCGCCGACGACGGCGAGCCCGTGTACGTCGGACGCCTCGGACTCACCGACAGTACGGGGCGCCGGCTGCTGCTCGACTGGCGCTCCCCGGCGGCCGAGCCGTTCTTCGGGGCGACCCACGCCAACCCGATGGGCCTGGCCAGCCGCCGCCGGTACCGCTGGACCCGCGGCCGGATCAGCGACTACTGGGACGAGGTGTTCGCGGCGGAAGGGTTCGCCGGGCACGCGGCTGCGCTCGACGACCAGTCCGCGTTCATCGCCAGCCTGGGCGGCAACCGCTCGGCCCGGATGCGCGACGTCCTCGGCACCATCCAGGCCGACCAGGACGCCGTCATCCGGGCGGGCTCCCGCGGCGCCCTGGTCGTCGACGGCGGGCCGGGCACCGGCAAGACCGTCGTCGCGCTGCACCGTTCCGCCTACCTCCTCTACTCCGACCCCCGTCTCGGCCACCGCCGCGGAGGCGTGCTGTTCGTCGGCCCGCACCGGCCCTACCTGGCCTACGTCGCCGACGTACTGCCCAGCCTCGGCGAGGAGGGGGTGCAGACGTGCACGCTGCGCGACCTCGTCGCCGAGGGCGCGCAGGCGCGGCCCGAGGCCGACCCGGAGGCGGCCCGGCTGAAGTCGTCCGCGGAGCTGGTGCGCGCGATCGAGAAGGCCGTCGCGTTCTACGAGGAGCCCCCCGCCACGGGGATGACGGTCACCACCCACTGGTCCGACATCGCCCTGACGGCGGACGACTGGGCCGTGGCGTTCGACGCGGCGGATCCGGGCACGCCGCACAACGAGGCGCGCGAGCACGTCTGGGAGGAACTGCTCACGATCCTCGCCGACAAGCACGACGGCGACGCCCCGCCCGCGCTGCTGCGCAAGTCGCTGCTGCAGAACCGGGAGCTGGCGGCGGCGTTCAACCGGGCGTGGCCGCTGCTCGAAGCGGCCGACGTCGTCGGCGATCTGTGGACGGTGCCCGCCTACCTGAGGATGTGCGCGCCGTGGCTGAAGCCGGACGAGGTCAAGCTGCTACAGCGTGCGCAGGCCCTGGCGCACGCCTGGACGGTGTCCGACCTGCCGATCCTGGACGCGGCGCGCCACCGGGTCGGCGACCCGGAGGCGGCCCTGCGCGCCCGGCGGCACAAGGCCGTCCTCGCCGCCCAGCGCGAGCGCATGGACCTCGTCGTGGACAACCTGATCCGGGCCGTGGCCGACTCGGGGGCCGACGGTGACGACGGCGAGGGCCTGGTGACCATGCTGAGCGGCGAGGACGCCAAGGTCAGCCTGGTCGACGACGCCGAACTGCCGGTCGCCGACCCGGACCTGCTGGCCGGCCCGTTCGCGCACATCGTCGTCGACGAGGCGCAGGAACTGACCGACGCGGAGTGGCAGATGCTGCTGCTGCGCTGCCCCTCCCGCAGCTTCACCATCGTCGGCGACCGCGCCCAGGCCCGGCACGGCTTCACCGAGTCGTGGCAGGAACGGCTGGCCCGGATCGGGTTCGACCGGATCAGCCTGGCCTCCCTGAGCATCAACTACCGCACGCCGCAGGAGATCATGGCCGAGGCCGAGCCGGTCATCCGGGCGGTGCTCCCGGACGCCAACGTGCCGTCCTCGATCCGCAGCGGCGGCACCCCCGTCGTCCACGGATCCGTCACGGAGCTGCGGTCGGTCCTCGACGCCTGGCTCGCCGAGCACGCGGACGGGATCGCCTGCGTCATCGGCGACCCCACGTTCCGCGCCACCCCCCGCGTCCGCTCCCTCACCCCCGAACTGTCGAAGGGCCTCGAGTTCGACCTCGTCGTCCTCGTCGACCCGCAGAAGTTCGGCGAGGGCGTCCAGGGAGCGGTCGACCACTACGTGGCGATGACCCGAGCCACCCAGCAACTGGTCGTCCTGACGACCCCGTGA
- the dapD gene encoding 2,3,4,5-tetrahydropyridine-2,6-dicarboxylate N-succinyltransferase — MTDTTAPRTTGAVAGGLATIAADGTVLDTWFPAPELVAEPGPSGTERLSAERAVELLGAGAAKAIGPDARRGVEVVAVRTVIASLDDKPLDAHDVYLRLHLLSHRLVKPHGQSLDGMFGHLANVAWTSLGPVAVDDVEKVRLNARAGGLHLQVTSIDKFPRMTDYVAPKGVRIADADRVRLGAHLAEGTTVMHEGFVNFNAGTLGTSMVEGRISAGVVVGDGSDIGGGASTMGTLSGGGSVIISIGERCLVGAEAGVGIALGDECVVEAGLYVTAGTRVTMPDGQIVKARELSGASNILFRRNSVTGAVEARPNNAVWGGLNEILHSHN; from the coding sequence ATGACCGACACGACTGCTCCCCGCACCACCGGCGCCGTGGCCGGCGGCCTCGCCACCATCGCCGCCGACGGCACCGTTCTCGACACCTGGTTCCCCGCCCCCGAGCTGGTCGCGGAGCCGGGCCCCTCCGGCACCGAGCGGCTGTCCGCGGAGCGGGCCGTGGAACTGCTCGGCGCGGGCGCGGCCAAGGCGATCGGCCCGGACGCCCGCCGTGGCGTCGAGGTCGTCGCGGTCCGCACGGTCATCGCCTCGCTGGACGACAAGCCCCTCGACGCGCACGACGTCTACCTGCGCCTCCACCTCCTCTCCCACCGGCTGGTCAAGCCGCACGGGCAGAGCCTGGACGGCATGTTCGGCCACCTCGCCAACGTGGCGTGGACCTCGCTCGGACCGGTCGCCGTGGACGACGTCGAGAAGGTCCGGCTGAACGCCCGCGCCGGGGGCCTGCACCTCCAGGTCACCTCCATCGACAAGTTCCCCCGCATGACGGACTACGTGGCCCCCAAGGGCGTCCGCATCGCCGACGCCGACCGGGTCCGCCTCGGCGCGCACCTCGCCGAGGGCACCACGGTCATGCACGAGGGCTTCGTCAACTTCAACGCCGGCACCCTCGGCACCTCCATGGTCGAGGGCCGCATCTCCGCGGGCGTCGTCGTGGGCGACGGCTCGGACATCGGCGGCGGCGCCTCCACGATGGGCACGCTGTCCGGCGGCGGCAGCGTCATCATCTCCATCGGCGAGCGCTGCCTCGTCGGTGCGGAGGCGGGCGTCGGCATCGCCCTCGGCGACGAGTGCGTCGTCGAGGCCGGCCTGTACGTCACCGCGGGCACCCGCGTCACCATGCCCGACGGCCAGATCGTCAAGGCCCGCGAACTCTCCGGCGCCTCCAACATCCTGTTCCGCCGCAACTCGGTCACCGGCGCCGTCGAGGCCCGCCCGAACAACGCGGTCTGGGGCGGCCTGAACGAGATCCTGCACAGCCACAACTGA
- a CDS encoding TetR/AcrR family transcriptional regulator, whose protein sequence is MPRRHDPERRQRIIDAAIRVVGARGLAGLSHRTVAAEADVPLGSTTYHFATLDELMTAALRQASEGFAKAVAARGRLAGADADLPAELAGLLGEWLAGDRTGVELEYELYLAALRRPALRPVAAEWTEDTAALLARHTDPLTARALVALMDGICLQVLLTGAPYDEEYARQALSRLMPDPNP, encoded by the coding sequence ATGCCCCGCCGTCACGACCCCGAACGCCGCCAGCGGATCATCGACGCGGCGATCCGCGTCGTCGGCGCCAGAGGCCTGGCCGGGCTGAGCCACCGCACGGTCGCCGCCGAGGCGGACGTGCCGCTGGGCTCCACCACCTACCACTTCGCCACGCTCGACGAGTTGATGACCGCGGCCCTGCGCCAGGCCAGTGAGGGCTTCGCCAAGGCGGTCGCCGCGCGCGGCCGGCTGGCCGGCGCCGACGCCGACCTCCCCGCCGAACTGGCCGGACTCCTCGGCGAATGGCTCGCCGGCGACCGCACCGGCGTGGAACTGGAGTACGAGCTCTACCTAGCCGCCCTGCGCCGCCCGGCCCTGCGCCCCGTCGCCGCCGAATGGACCGAGGACACGGCCGCCCTGCTCGCCCGCCACACCGACCCCCTCACCGCCCGCGCCCTGGTGGCACTGATGGACGGCATCTGCCTCCAGGTCCTGCTGACGGGCGCGCCCTACGACGAGGAGTACGCCAGGCAAGCGCTCTCCCGCCTCATGCCCGACCCCAACCCCTGA
- a CDS encoding DMT family transporter — translation MGYLTLAGAIAAEVAATTVMKYSDGFSRLWPSLLTVVGYVVSFFLLARTLKTVGIGTAYAIWAGTGTAAIALLGLTLFGESLTLAKAAGLLLIIAGVVVLNLGGAH, via the coding sequence ATGGGATACCTGACGCTCGCCGGCGCCATCGCCGCCGAGGTGGCCGCGACCACGGTCATGAAGTACAGCGACGGCTTCAGCAGACTCTGGCCCTCGCTGCTGACGGTCGTCGGCTACGTCGTCTCCTTCTTCCTCCTGGCCCGGACCCTGAAGACCGTCGGCATCGGCACCGCGTACGCCATCTGGGCCGGCACCGGCACCGCCGCCATCGCCCTCCTCGGCCTGACCCTGTTCGGCGAGTCCCTGACCCTCGCCAAGGCCGCCGGCCTCCTGCTGATCATCGCGGGAGTCGTCGTGCTGAACCTGGGAGGTGCGCACTGA
- a CDS encoding AbfB domain-containing protein, which translates to MPMNKSRPHQEEPWENGWAPDSSRAPGTRRLWLAGALAVATIVACVTAIALNDRPADETSAARQGRTLADDETEGGGLISFATPSAGASATPTGHGSGSPSASPSASPSVSSSPAAQGSSSPGASTAPAPKPTKKPSDPGPAAVGRSVEAVNYPGRYWHVSQGLVRLDTPRGPESRADSTFDVVAGLADSSCLSFRTAGGAYLRHRNFVLRAEGNDGSGLFAQDATFCVARSPYGDTVMFRSVNYPDRMLRHADFGLRLDPYGYNTTGRQDFMFRLAGGLG; encoded by the coding sequence ATGCCAATGAACAAGTCCCGGCCGCACCAGGAAGAACCCTGGGAGAACGGCTGGGCCCCGGACAGTTCCCGGGCCCCCGGAACACGACGCCTGTGGCTGGCCGGCGCTCTCGCCGTGGCCACCATCGTGGCCTGTGTGACCGCCATCGCCCTGAACGACAGGCCTGCTGACGAGACGTCGGCCGCCCGGCAGGGGCGAACGCTCGCGGACGACGAGACGGAGGGCGGCGGTCTGATCTCGTTCGCCACGCCCTCCGCGGGCGCCTCGGCGACGCCCACGGGCCACGGGAGCGGGTCCCCGTCCGCCTCGCCGTCGGCGTCCCCGTCGGTGTCGTCCTCGCCCGCGGCACAGGGCAGTTCGTCGCCGGGCGCGTCGACCGCACCCGCGCCGAAGCCGACGAAGAAGCCGTCCGATCCGGGACCGGCCGCCGTCGGGCGGTCCGTGGAGGCGGTCAACTACCCAGGCCGCTACTGGCATGTGAGCCAGGGTCTGGTGCGGCTCGACACGCCGCGCGGCCCGGAATCGCGCGCCGACTCCACCTTCGACGTGGTCGCCGGACTGGCCGACAGCTCATGCCTGTCGTTCAGGACGGCCGGCGGCGCCTACCTGCGCCACCGCAACTTCGTCCTGCGCGCCGAAGGCAACGACGGTTCGGGCCTGTTCGCCCAGGACGCCACCTTCTGCGTGGCGCGGTCCCCGTACGGCGACACGGTGATGTTCCGGTCGGTGAACTACCCCGACCGCATGCTGCGGCACGCGGACTTCGGGCTGCGCCTGGACCCGTACGGCTATAACACGACCGGCCGCCAGGACTTCATGTTCCGCCTGGCCGGCGGTCTCGGCTGA
- a CDS encoding metal-sulfur cluster assembly factor has translation MSETLEMKPASEEEVREALYDVVDPELGIDVVNLGLIYGIHIDDANIATIDMTLTSAACPLTDVIEDQAKSATDGLVNELRINWVWMPPWGPDKITDDGREQLRALGFNV, from the coding sequence ATGAGCGAGACCCTTGAGATGAAGCCCGCCTCGGAGGAGGAAGTCCGCGAGGCGCTGTACGACGTCGTCGACCCCGAGCTGGGCATCGACGTGGTCAACCTCGGCCTGATCTACGGCATCCACATCGACGACGCGAACATCGCGACGATCGACATGACCCTGACGTCGGCGGCGTGTCCGCTCACGGACGTCATCGAGGACCAGGCCAAGTCCGCCACGGACGGCCTGGTCAACGAACTGCGCATCAACTGGGTCTGGATGCCGCCGTGGGGCCCGGACAAGATCACGGACGACGGCCGCGAGCAGCTGCGCGCGCTCGGCTTCAACGTCTGA
- the sufU gene encoding Fe-S cluster assembly sulfur transfer protein SufU → MKLDSMYQEVILDHYKHPHGRGLRDGDAEVHHVNPTCGDEITLRVKYDGTTIEDVSYEGQGCSISQASASVLNDLLVGKDLTDARKIQETFLELMQSKGKIEPDDAMEEVLEDAVAFAGVSKYPARVKCALLSWMAWKDATAQALGGAEAERNTA, encoded by the coding sequence ATGAAGCTGGACTCGATGTACCAGGAAGTCATCCTGGACCACTACAAGCACCCGCACGGGCGTGGTCTGCGCGATGGCGACGCCGAGGTGCACCACGTCAATCCGACGTGCGGCGACGAGATCACCCTGCGGGTGAAGTACGACGGCACGACGATCGAGGACGTCAGTTACGAGGGCCAGGGCTGTTCCATCAGCCAGGCCAGCGCCTCCGTGCTGAACGACCTGCTGGTCGGCAAGGACCTGACGGACGCGCGGAAGATCCAGGAGACCTTCCTGGAGCTGATGCAGTCCAAGGGGAAGATCGAGCCCGACGACGCGATGGAGGAGGTGCTGGAGGACGCGGTCGCGTTCGCCGGCGTCTCCAAGTACCCGGCCCGGGTCAAGTGCGCCCTCCTCAGCTGGATGGCGTGGAAGGACGCGACGGCCCAGGCCCTGGGCGGAGCCGAAGCCGAAAGGAACACGGCATGA
- a CDS encoding cysteine desulfurase has protein sequence MTQLPGLLDVEAIRKDFPILDRQVHDGRKLVYLDNAATSQKPRQVLDALNEYYERYNANVHRGVHVLAEEATALYEGARDKVAAFVNAPSRDEVIFTKNASESLNLVANMLGWADEPYRVDHETEIVITEMEHHSNIVPWQLLAQRTGAKLKWFGLTDDGRLDLSNIDEIITEKTKIVSFVLVSNILGTVNPVEAIVRRAQEVGALVCIDASQAAPHMPLDVQALQADFVAFTGHKMCGPTGIGVLWGRQELLEDLPPFLGGGEMIETVSMHSSTYAPAPHKFEAGTPPIAQAVGLGAAIDYLSAIGMDKILAHEHALTEYAVKKLGEVPDLRIIGPTTAEDRGAAISFTLGDIHPHDVGQVLDEEGIAVRVGHHCARPVCLRYGIPATTRASFYLYSTPAEIDALVDGLEHVRNFFG, from the coding sequence GTGACGCAGCTGCCGGGCCTCCTCGACGTCGAGGCGATCCGTAAGGACTTCCCCATCCTGGACCGCCAGGTCCACGACGGCCGGAAGCTCGTGTACCTGGACAACGCGGCGACGTCGCAGAAGCCGCGCCAGGTGCTGGACGCCCTCAACGAGTACTACGAGCGCTACAACGCCAACGTCCACCGCGGTGTGCATGTGCTCGCCGAGGAGGCCACGGCGCTGTACGAGGGCGCGCGCGACAAGGTCGCCGCGTTCGTCAACGCGCCCAGCCGCGACGAGGTGATCTTCACCAAGAACGCCTCCGAGTCGCTCAACCTCGTGGCCAACATGCTCGGCTGGGCCGACGAGCCCTACCGGGTCGACCACGAGACCGAGATCGTCATCACGGAGATGGAGCACCACTCCAACATCGTGCCGTGGCAGCTGCTGGCGCAGCGCACCGGCGCGAAGCTGAAGTGGTTCGGCCTCACCGACGACGGCCGGCTGGACCTGTCGAACATCGACGAGATCATCACGGAGAAGACGAAGATCGTCTCCTTCGTGCTGGTGTCGAACATCCTCGGCACCGTGAACCCGGTCGAGGCGATAGTGCGCCGCGCGCAGGAGGTCGGTGCGCTCGTGTGCATCGACGCCTCCCAGGCCGCGCCGCACATGCCGCTGGACGTGCAGGCGCTACAGGCCGACTTCGTGGCCTTCACCGGCCACAAGATGTGCGGCCCGACCGGCATCGGCGTCCTGTGGGGCCGCCAGGAGCTGCTCGAGGACCTGCCGCCGTTCCTCGGCGGCGGCGAGATGATCGAGACCGTGTCGATGCACTCCTCGACCTACGCCCCCGCCCCGCACAAGTTCGAGGCGGGCACCCCGCCGATCGCCCAGGCCGTGGGCCTCGGCGCGGCGATCGACTACCTGTCCGCCATCGGCATGGACAAGATCCTCGCCCACGAGCACGCGCTCACCGAGTACGCGGTGAAGAAGCTCGGCGAGGTCCCCGACCTGCGCATCATCGGGCCGACCACGGCCGAGGACCGGGGCGCGGCGATCTCCTTCACGCTCGGCGACATCCATCCGCACGACGTCGGCCAGGTGCTCGACGAGGAGGGCATCGCGGTCCGGGTGGGCCACCACTGCGCCCGCCCCGTCTGCCTGCGCTACGGAATTCCCGCGACCACACGAGCGTCGTTCTATCTGTACTCCACGCCGGCCGAGATCGACGCTCTGGTCGACGGTCTGGAGCACGTACGGAACTTCTTCGGCTGA
- the sufC gene encoding Fe-S cluster assembly ATPase SufC, which produces MATLEIRDLHVTVEADNATKEILKGVDLTVKQGETHAIMGPNGSGKSTLAYSLAGHPKYTVTGGTVTLDGEDVLEMSVDERARAGLFLAMQYPVEVPGVSVSNFLRTSATAVRGEAPKLRTWVKEVKEAMERLHMDTSFAERNVNEGFSGGEKKRHEILQLELLRPKVAVLDETDSGLDVDALRIVSEGVNRVRETGEVGTLLITHYTRILRYIKPDFVHVFSGGRIVESGGAELADKLENEGYEGYAKLDGVDTKGGVSA; this is translated from the coding sequence ATGGCAACGCTTGAAATCCGAGACCTGCACGTCACCGTCGAGGCCGACAACGCCACGAAGGAGATCCTCAAGGGCGTCGACCTCACCGTGAAGCAGGGCGAGACGCACGCCATCATGGGCCCCAACGGCTCCGGCAAGTCGACGCTCGCCTACTCGCTCGCGGGTCACCCGAAGTACACCGTCACCGGCGGCACCGTCACCCTCGACGGCGAGGACGTCCTGGAGATGTCCGTCGACGAGCGCGCCCGCGCCGGCCTGTTCCTCGCGATGCAGTACCCGGTCGAGGTCCCCGGCGTCTCCGTGTCGAACTTCCTGCGCACCTCCGCCACCGCCGTCCGCGGCGAGGCCCCCAAGCTGCGCACCTGGGTGAAGGAGGTCAAGGAGGCCATGGAGCGCCTCCACATGGACACCTCCTTCGCCGAGCGCAACGTCAACGAGGGCTTCTCCGGCGGCGAGAAGAAGCGCCACGAGATCCTCCAGCTGGAGCTGCTGCGGCCGAAGGTCGCCGTCCTCGACGAGACCGACTCCGGCCTCGACGTCGACGCCCTGCGCATCGTCTCCGAGGGCGTCAACCGCGTCCGCGAGACCGGCGAGGTCGGCACCCTGCTGATCACGCACTACACGCGCATCCTGCGCTACATCAAGCCCGACTTCGTCCACGTCTTCTCGGGCGGCCGCATCGTCGAGTCCGGCGGCGCCGAGCTCGCCGACAAGCTGGAGAACGAGGGCTACGAGGGCTATGCGAAGCTCGACGGAGTCGACACGAAGGGTGGCGTATCAGCGTGA
- a CDS encoding bifunctional 3-phenylpropionate/cinnamic acid dioxygenase ferredoxin subunit, which produces MADDPARFVRVCALSELEEDTPKRVELDGTPVSVVRTAGEVFAINDICSHANVSLSEGEVEDCQIECWLHGSSFDLRTGKPSGLPATRPVPVYPVKIEGDDVLVSLSQES; this is translated from the coding sequence ATGGCCGACGACCCCGCCCGCTTCGTCCGGGTCTGCGCACTGAGCGAGCTGGAGGAGGACACCCCGAAGCGGGTGGAACTCGACGGCACGCCGGTCTCCGTCGTCCGCACCGCGGGCGAGGTGTTCGCGATCAACGACATCTGCTCGCACGCGAACGTCTCGCTCTCGGAGGGCGAGGTGGAGGACTGCCAGATCGAGTGCTGGCTGCACGGCTCCTCGTTCGACCTGCGCACCGGCAAGCCGTCCGGCCTTCCCGCGACGCGCCCCGTCCCCGTATACCCCGTAAAGATCGAAGGGGACGACGTGCTCGTCTCCCTTTCCCAGGAGTCCTGA